A stretch of Solea senegalensis isolate Sse05_10M linkage group LG10, IFAPA_SoseM_1, whole genome shotgun sequence DNA encodes these proteins:
- the nts gene encoding neurotensin/neuromedin N: MQAQLACMLLLFFTCGGLCTDMDQEQQALEDELLSNLFTSKMKQNKQSAPYWRVSLANLCRILSGLRQETWSGEEQEEGEVRGGSLQLLEELYSLQHICRLLQSREERLLQDPVEYLEENSDTPLKRKSPYILKRQAAHSTKSRRPYILKRSTVY, encoded by the exons ATGCAGGCACAGCTGGCGTGTATGCTTCTCCTCTTTTTCACATGCGGTGGACTTTGTACAG acaTGGACCAGGAGCAGCAGGCGCTAGAGGACGAGCTGCTCAGCAACCTCTTCACTTCTAAG ATGAAACAGAATAAGCAGAGTGCCCCCTATTGGCGCGTGTCGCTGGCCAACCTGTGCAGGATTCTGAGCGGCCTGAGGCAGGAGACGTGGAGcggtgaggagcaggaggaaggcGAGGTGAGGGGCGGGagcctgcagctgctggaggagctgtACAGCCTGCAACACATCTGCAGACTGCTGCAGAGCCGGGAGGAGAgg CTACTCCAAGACCCCGTCGAATATTTAGAGGAGAACAGTGACACTCCACTGAAGCGGAAATCACCCTACATCCTGAAGAGGCAAGCGGCGCACAGCACCAAATCCCGGAGGCCATACATCTTGAAACGAAGTACAGTTTACTGA